From the genome of Nakamurella flavida:
GCGAGCGAGATGACCGAGGTGACCAGGCCGGTCTGCAGGAACGAGGACAGCGCGTCCACGTCCGTGGTCATCCGGGTCATGATGCGGCCGGCTCGTTCCCGCTCGTAGTACTCCAGGCCCAGGCGCTGCAGGTGCGCGAACTCGCGGAGCCGCAGCCGGAACAGCACCGTCTCGCCGGCCCGGCCGGCCGCGAGCATCTGCCCGCGCTGGAAGAAGTAGTCGGCCAGCACGATGGCCAGGGCGGCGACCGAGACGATCCACACCACGTCCAGCGCACCGGCGGAGACGCCGCGGTCGACCCCGGTGCGCATGAGCACCGGGATGGCCAGCCCGGCCACCGCGTCCAGGGCCACCAGGACCAGGGCGATCCACAGCAGCCGGCGCACCGGCCGCAGCGAGGCCCGCAGGCTGAACGACGTGTGCTCCGGCGGGTCGTACGGGCCGGGCGTCTCGGTCACCGGGGGCAGGGCGGCCACCCGGTCCAGCAGCTCGGGGGTGGCGGGCACGTTGCCCATGAAGCCGCCCATGCCGCCGCCCCCCGGGCCGCCGCCGCCGCGGGCCGCGGAGTCGACGGTCCGGTCGGTGGGGGTCGTGGTCGGGTCCTGCTCGGGCCACAACACCGGGGTGACGCCGTCGACGGACGGTGACGCCGGCGCCGGTCGGTGTTCGGCGGGTGCGCCGGCCAGCTCCCCACCGAGCAGATCGCGGTACGGCGCGCAGCGCTCGACGAGCTCGTCGTGCGTGCCGGTGTCGATCACCCGACCCGCCTCGACCACGGCGATGCGGTCGGCCAGCGCCAGGGTCGACCGCCGGTGCGCGATGAGCACGGTGGTCCGGGTCGCCGTCAAGGTGCGCAGGGTGGCGTGGATGGCCGCCTCGGTGACCGGGTCGACCGCGCTGGTGGCGTCGTCCAGCAACAACACCCGCGGGTCGGTGATCATCGCGCGGGCCAGGGCCAGCCGCTGGCGCTGACCGCCGGACAGCGTCATCCCCCGTTCGCCGATCACGGTGTCGTAGCCGTCGGGCAGGGCCTCGATGAACCCGTCGGCCTCGGCGGCGCGGGCGGCCGCCCGGATGTCCTCCCGGGACGCGTCGGGTCGGCCGTACGCGATGTTCACCGCGATGGAGTCGGAGAACAGGAACGCCTCCTCGAAGACCACCCCCACGGTCCGGCGCAGTTCACCGAGCAGCACCTCGCGCACGTCGACCCCACCGACCGAGACGGAGCCCTGGCGGGGGTCGTAGAAGCGGGGCAGGAGCAGGGAGATGGTCGACTTGCCGGACCCTGACGCGCCGACCAGGGCCGTCGTCGATCCCGCCGGCACCTCGAGGGAGAAGCCGTCCAGCACGGGCTCATCCGGCAGGTAGCCGAACCGCACCCCGTCGAGTCGGACCGCGAGCGGACCGGCCGGCAGCCCGGTCGGGTGGATCGGGTCGACGATGCCGACCTGCGAGTCCACGATCTCCAGCACCCGTTCCACCGAGGCCCGGGCCTGCTGGCTGGAGATCAGCAGCAGGGTGAGCATGCGGGTGGGCCCGACGAGCTGGGCCAGGTAGAGGGAGAAGGCCAGGAAGGTCCCCAGGCTGATGGTGCCGCGCAGGGCGAGATAGCCGCCGAGGGCGAGCACCCCGACCTGCCCGAGGGAGGTCAGGCCCTGCAGGGCGGGCGTGATCAGGGCGGTGAGTCGCACGGCGCGCATGCGCTGGCCGAACAGGGTGGCCGCGCCGGTCCGCAGGCGTTCGACCTCGCGGTCCTCCTGGCCGAACCCCTTCACCACCCGGACGCCGGTGACGTCCTCCTCGACGATCTCGGCGACGTCGGCGGCGGACTGCTGGGCCGCCCAGGTCGCCGGGAACAGCACCGTCCGGGTCGCCCGGGTCAACCCGGCCACCGCCGGGACCACCAGCAACGCCATCACGGTGAGCAGGGGGGACAGCGTGACCATGAAGCCGAGCGAGGCGGCGAAGAGCACGACCTGGCCGGCGGACAGCGGCACCATCGCCAGCAGGTTCTGCACCAGCTGCAGGTCACTGGACGCGCGTGAGACGACCTGGCCGGTGCGCAGGTCGTCCTGCCCCGGTCCATCCAGGCGCTGCAGGGAGCGGAACACGTCCTGACGGAGATCGTGCTGCACGTCCAGGGACAGCCGACCGCCGGCCCAGCGGCGGACGAAGGAGGCGCCGAACCGGATGACGGCCAGGGCGAGGAGGCCGGTGACGATCCACCCCATCCCCGCGGTGGACCCCCGGGTGGCGTCGTCCACGGCCACCCCGACCAGGAGCGGGGTCAACGCACCGAGGCCGACGCCGACGACCGCGGACACCGCGGCGAGCAGGGTGACCGTGCGGTGCCGCCAGCAGTAGCCGAGCAGGCGGCGGATCCACCGGCTCCCGCCCTCCCGTCCTGCGCGGGATCCCGGACGATCGTCCTGCAGCGGGATCTCGGGAACGGCGGTCACGGTCGGGGGCACGGATGTCACGGTAACCGCGTGGTCCGACAGCCCGGACGGTCAGCCGGTGGGGAGGGGCGGCGCCGCGGCCCGGCCGTGCCGGTCGAGGATGCGGGCCGCCCGGTCCACCAGCTCCGTGCGCAGATCGGCCGGTTCCACGACCTCCATGTCCGCACCCAGGGACCACAGCACGCCCGAGGCGTGCGCCCGGTCCCAGAACTCCACGGCGTACAGGTCCGATCCCGGTTCGTGCCGGCAGGGCAGGCCGGTCGCGGCGAGTCGGTCCGCCCCGTCGGCGTCGATCCGCAGCAGCACGTGCACCGCCGGGCGGGACCGGCGGAAGTCGGCCCGCCGGGCCTGCCAGCGCCGGGGCAGCTCACCGGCGGCGTCGATGCGGTGTGCTGCCTCGGCCGGCAGGACCCGGGCCTCGACGATCCGGGACAGTCGGTAGACGCGGTCCTCCCCGCGGTGGACGGCGAGCAGGTACCACGAGCCGCCCGCACTGATCAGGCCGAGCGGGTCCACGGTGCGATGGGAGGGGGAGTCCGCCGTCCGGGACCGGTACGTCAGGCACAGCCGCCGCGCGTCCAGCACCGCCTGCTGCACGACGGCGAGCGCCGGCTCGGGCCGGGGATCGGTCAGGAACCCGTCCGTCAGGACCAGGATGCGGGCGCCCGCGCGCAGGGCACCCGACCGGCGTGCCTCCGGCAGGGCGGCGAGGACCTTGCCCAGGGCACCGGCCAGCGACGGGGCCAGCCCGAGTGCGGCGGAGGTCGCCGGCGACCCGGCGGCGAGCAGGGCCACCGCCTCCTCGTCGGTCAGTCCCCGAACTCCGGACAGGGCGGTGGACACCCCGGGCAGCAGGGCGAAGCCGCCGGTCCGGCCGCGTTCGGCGTAGACGGGAACGCCGGCGGTCGACAGCGCCTCCACGTCGCGCAGGACGGTGCGGACGGAGACCTCCAGCTCCGCCGCCAGCGCGGGTGCGCTCATCCGCCCCCGCTGCCGCAGCAGGGTGACCAGGGTCAGCAACCGATCGGCTCGCACCGGCCGATCCTGTCAGGAATACCTGTCAGCAGGTGTCAGGTATGCGATCGACGATGAGCGGACACCGACCCGGAGGAGATCCGATGACCCGTCCCGACACCACCACCGCGACCGCCCCGCAGGCCGACGAGCTGGACCCGCGTCCGCTGTACCGCGCCGGTCTGACCTGGGCGCACGGGCTCATCGCCGCCGTCCGTCCGGAGCAGCTCGGCGACCCCACGCCCTGCGTGGAGTTCGACGTCCGCACCCTCGTCGGTCATCTGGTGGCCACGGTCGACCGGGCACGGGTGATCGGGTCCGGCGGGGATCCGGGGACGGTCGAGGTGGTGGTCACCGGGGTCCCGGACGACGGATGGGCGGACGCCTACGCCGCGGCCGTGCGGGTCATGTGGCCGGTGTGGGAGGGCGACGACAGCCTGGACGCGATGGTCACCGCCCCCTGGGGGCGGGTGCCCGGGCGGAACGCGGTGTGGGGGTACCTGCGGGAGACCGTGGTCCACGGCTGGGATCTGGCCGTGGCCACCGGGCAGGACCCGGAGGTCGATCCGGCCGTCGTCGGCCCGTTGCTCCAGCGTGCACCGCTGCTGCTCCCGGCGGAGCCCCGCGGGGGGTTCATCCCGTTCGCGCCGGTGGTCATCCCGCGGCCCGGAGCGGGGCAGACCGAGCAGCTGGCCAACTGGGCCGGGCGACCCGGCCCGTCCTGAGTCCTGGTGACCGGGATCAGGACGCGGGGACGGCGGCCAGGCGGGCGATCAGGGCGCGGTGGTCGCTGCCGCCGGCGACGACGGTCTGGGTGCTCAGCACCCGGTAGTGCGCCGGGTTGACCAGGACGTGGTCGATGGGTGCGGCGACCAGCACCGGGAAGGTCGACGGCCAGGTGCCCTCGGCGCCGCGCCCGGCCTCGGTGGCCGCGTCCACATAATCGCCGAGATCGCGCATCGGCGCGTGGTCCATGGTCGCGTTGAAGTCGCCGGCCACGATCGCGTTCGGGGTGTCCCGCGCCTGGGCGACCCCGGTGGCGACGGCCTGCGCCCACCGGTCGTAGCCGATGGCCGGGACGGGGGCACCGGTGTGCACGGCGACCAGAGTGGGGCCGTCGTGCCCGACGGGTTCGGCCCGGACCGTGCCCAGCACCGTGGACGGCGTGGCCGCGAGTGCGTAGACGCCGAGCGAGTCGGCGACGAGCAGGCTGGTCGACGAGGTGTCGTCACGCCGTTCCTGGGTGTGCAGGACCTGGTAGCCACGCCCACCGGCGGCGAGCAGTTCGGCGGCGCGGCGGGCGGTGGCCTCCGAGGTCTCCGGGAGCGACACCATGTCGGCGCCGCGGGCCCGGACCAGCGCGGCGATCTCGTCCGCCGTGGTCCCGCCGACCTCGGTGTTGTAGCTGACGACGACCAGGTCGGCCGATCCGGCGACGGGGGAGCCGGCCCACCCGCGGACCAGCATCGTGCCGGCGTTGCCGAGCCCGACCACCAGCACCATGGCCACGATCAACGTCCGCCAGAACGACGGGCGCCGCCACGGGTTGAGGAAGACGGCGGCGACGCCGGCGGCGACCAGGCCGGCGGCGGCCACCGGGCCGCGGAACGAGACCAGGTGCAGGAAGCCGGGGGTGGTGGACAGACCGAACAGGGCCGGCCAGACGACCGCCGCGGCGGCGAGCAGACCCAGCGCCGCGATCACGGCACGGACCACCCGCCAGGTCGGCGACCCCGGCCGGGACGATGTTCGCCGGCCGGGCTCGGTGGTCACCACGTCCCGCTCCCGGTCACAGGCCGGTGGGGGCGGGGGCCGCAGGGCGGGTCGGCGGCTTCGATCCATCGCTCCACCATGCCGCACCAGGGCTGTCTCCCCCCGGCCCGGGGCGCGACTCCCTCGGTGAGAACAACCACCCGTGGACGAGGCAACCTCGGGTCGGGTGGCAGCATCCCGGGGGTGACCGATCCGAAGTTGGCGTTGTCCACCCGCGCCGTCCACGTCCCGGCTGCCGATCCCGTCGGCGGGCGTCCGTTGTCCGTGCCGATCTACCAGACCTCCGTGTTCGCCCACGACGACGCCAAGACGATCACCGACGCGCTGAACGATCCCCGCGGCGACTTCGCGTACTCCCGGTTGGGCAATCCGACGGTCCGGGCGCTCGAACACGCGATGGCCGAGCTCGAGGGCGCGGCCGGCGCGGTGGCCACCGCCTCCGGCATGGGCGCCATCGCGGTGGCCCTCGGGGCGCAGCTCAGGGCCGGGTCGCACCTGGTCGTGCAGCGCTCGATCTACGGCGGGACCACCGGTCTGCTCGACGATCTCGTGGCCCGGTGGGGACTGAGCACCACCGAGGTCGACGGCGACGATCCGGCGGCGCTGCGGGCGGCCCTGCGGCCGAACACCGTGGCGGTGTACCTGGAGACCATCAGCAATCCGATGACCGTGGTCGCCGATCTGCCGGCCATGTGCGCGGTGGCGCGCGAGGCCGGGGTGCTCACCGTGGTGGACAGCACCTTCGCCTCGCCCATGGTGTGCCGGCCGCTGGAGCTGGGCGCCGACATCGTCGTCCACTCGGCCACCAAGTACCTGTCCGGCCATTCCGACGTGACCGGCGGGATCACCGCCTACGCCGACGAGAAGCACTTCCGGGCCGGTTGGGCGTACGCGGCGACGACCGGGGTCACCCCGGACCCGTTCGCGACCTGGTTGATCATCCGCGGGCTGCAGACCCTGGGTCTGCGCATGCGGCAGGCCAACAGCAACGCCGTCGCCCTGGCCGAGACGCTGGCCGCGCATCCCGCGGTGGACCGGGTCCACCACCCCTCGCGCCCGGACCACCCCCAGCACGAGCTCGCCCGTCGCATCCTCGACGGGTACGGCGCGATGCTGTCGTTCGACCTGGCCGCCGGGGAACACGCCGCCCGGGCGTTCACCGCGTCGGTCCGCCTCATCCAGCAGGCCGCGTCGCTCGGCGGGGTGGAGACCCTGACGGTCCACCCGTCGTCGACCTCGCACCGCTCGTTCAGCGACGAGGCCCTCGCGGCCGCCGGGATCAGCCGGGGGACCGTGCGCCTCTCGGTGGGGATCGAGGACCCGGCCGATCTGGTGGCCGACCTCACCCAGGCCCTGGAGCAGTGCTGACCGACCCGGACCCGCCCAGCCCCGGATCCGTCCCGCCATCCACCGACTGCACCCACCGACCAGGAGGACGACCATGACCGTGCCCGCCGCCCCGTCCGATCACGATCTGCTCGCGCACGCCGTGGCCGCCGCCCGCGAGGGACTGGCCCAGGGCGGCATCCCGATCGGCGGCGCCCTGATCGTCGACGGGGAGGTGCTCGCCACCGGGTTCAACAAGCGGGTCCAGCTGGGCAGCGCCATCCGGCACGGGGAGACCGACTGCCTGGAGAACGCCGGTCGGCTGCCCGCCACCACCTATGCCCGGGCCACGATGGTGACCACCCTGTCCCCGTGCGACATGTGCACCGGCGCGATCCTGCTCTACCGGATCCCCCGGGTGATCATCGGCGAGAACCGCACCTTCCTCGGCGGCGAGGACCTCCTGCGGGCCCGAGGGGTCGACGTGGTCGTGCTCGACGACGCCGCCTGCGTCGCCATGATGACCGACTTCATCGCCGCGAACCCGAGCCTGTGGAACGAGGACATCGGCGTCGCCGACTGAGCCACGCTCAGTCGGCGATGGTGGCCTGCCACACGCGGGCGTACTTCTCCGCCGCGACCTCGATCGCGACGTCGACCACGGTGGCCGGGTACTGCGCCTCGCGGTGCGGGTCGGCGTCGAGATCCGGTCCCCGGTGGCGCTTGTCGACGATGGTCTGACCCCGGCCGAAGCCGTGCCCGTAGTCGACGCGGACGGGCCAGGCGCGGGTGGTGAGCCCGGCCGGGTCGGCCACGGCGCACACCGTCCCGGCGTCGCCGATCGTCGCGCGGTCCAGCCCGAAGACGCGGCACTGGAACTCCAGGATCGCCCCGGCCAGCTGGGCGGCCGGATCGCTGTGCCGGCGGAGCTCGGCCGCCTCGGTGGCCGTCACGGTGACCTGGTCGAAGACGTCCAGGCCGTACATGGTCACCGGGATGTCGAGCTGCCCGGCGGCGGCCAGGGTGATCGCCGCCGCCTCCGGGTCGTGCCAGACGTTGAACTCGGCGACCGCGGTGGCGTTCCCCCGTTCGGCCGATCCGCCCATGAAGACGATCCGTTCGATGCCGGCGGCCACCTCGGGGTGGGTCCGCAGGAGCAGGGCGATGTTGGTCAGCGGCGCCGTGGGCACGAGGGTGATCCGCTCGCCGTTGCCGACCGCGGACATCAGCTCGGACCGGAGCAGCTCGACGGCGGTGTGCGGGGACAGTCGCCGGTCCGACGGGCGGGAGAAGCCGCCCAGGCCGTCGCGCCCGTGCACGTGATCAGCGGCGTGCAGGGGCGCCAGCAGGGGCCGGTGGGCACCCCGGGCGACGGGGATGTCCGGGGCACCCAGCGTGTCCAGCACGTAGAGGGTGTTGCGCACCACCTGCTCCACCCCGGTGTTCCCGGCCACACAGGTGATGGCGCGCAGGTCGATGCGCGGGGAGCGGACGGCGAACATCAGCGCCATCGCGTCGTCGATGCCGGTGTCGACGTCGAGGATGATCGGGACGGGCGTGCCGGTCATCGCCGCGGCGCCGGGCGGCCGTACTGCGCGTCCAGTTCCTCGCGGGCGCGGCGACGCGAGCGCACGGCCCGATCGAGCCGGGCCAGCAGGGCGATCGCGCAAGCGGCCGGGATGAGCCAGAGGAACCAGGGGGCCTGCCAGGTGAAGACCAGCAGGAACGAGATCAGCCCGATCATGCCCACCGCGAGCATCACCATCGAGCTGACGGGGATGCGAGCGGTGTCGGTCGGGGCGGGCGCGGTGAGGCGGGGTCGGTCGGGGTCGGGAGCCACGGAGCAAGCCTGCCACGCCCCACCCCGGGCGCCGGGTTCCCGTAGGCTACTGGTGAGTAACTTAGTTGACCCTTAGGCTGGGTCGCCCGTCGAACAACAACGCATGACGAACCGGCCCGACCGGCCGGCAGGAGGTCGATCCCCGTGGTGAACATCGCCGTTCTGGTCAAGCAGGTCCCGGACACCTGGTCCGAGCGCCGGCTGGACGACGCCGACTGGACGCTCGACCGGGACGCGGCCGACGCGGTCATCGACGAGATCGACACCCGCGGGGTGGAGACCGCACTGCAGGTGGTCGAGGCCCACGGCGGCGAGGTCACCGTGCTGACCATGGGGCCCGCTCGGGCCACCGAGGCGCTGCGCAAGGCCCTGGCCATGGGTGCGCACAAGGCCGTCCACGTGCTCGACGACGCATTGGCCGGATCCTGCGCCCTGCAGACCTCCGCCGTGCTCGCCGCCGCGGTCGCGACCGTCGGGGCCGACCTGGTCATCACCGGGAACGAGTCGACCGACGGACGCACCGGGACCGTCGCGTCCATGCTGGCCGAGCGCCTCGGCCTGCCGCAGGTCACCTCGGTGCGCACCCTGGAGATCGATCCGACCGCGGGCACGCTGCGCGCCGAGCGGGTCAACGACGCCGGCTACAGCGAGGTCACCGCCACGCTGCCGGCCGTCGTCTCGGTCACCGAGAAGATCAACGAGCCGCGCTACCCCAACTTCAAGGGCATCATGTCCGCGAAGAAGAAGACGATCACCACCCTGGGTCTGGGTGACCTCGGGCTGGATCCGTCGACCATGGGTCTGGCCCACGCCTCGACCGCCGTGCTGGACGCCGCTCCCCGTCCGGCCAAGCAGGCCGGCGAGAAGATCACCGACGACGGGGCCGGCAGCGGCGCGGCCGCGGTCGTGCAGTACCTCACCACCGCCCGCCTGATCTGACCCCGGGACCGTCCCCGGTGGTCCGCCACGGGGGCGTCGAGCCCACTCCCGTCCGGCCCCGCCGGACCCCTGAAGTCGACATCGCGAGGAAGAAGGCACGAGAGATGTCCCAGCCCGTACTGGTCCTGGTCGAGCACGCCGACGGTGCCGTTCGCCCCGTCACCGGTGAACTGCTCACCCTGGCCGCGCAGCTCGGATCCCCGGCCGCCGTGGTCGTCGGGAATCCCGGCACCGCCGAACTGCTCGCCGGTGAACTGGGCCGTCTCGGTGCCGGGACCGTCTACGCCGCCGAGTCCGACGAGGCGACCGGGTACCTGATCACCCCGGCGGTGGCGGCCCTGCAGGCGGCGGCGCAGGTCGCCGAGCCAGCGGCCATCCTCGTCGCCTCCACCGTCGACGGGCGGGAGATCTCCGGTCGGCTGGCCGTCCGCCTCAACTCCGGGGTCATCTCCGACGCGGTCGGCGTGAGCCGGGCGGAGGACGGCACCGTCGTGGCCGAGCAGTCGGTGTTCGGCGGCGACTACACGGTGCACGCGCGGGTCACCCTGGGCACCCCGATCATCTCGGTCCGGACGAACTCCGTCGAGGCGCACGCCGAAGCGGCCCAGGCCGCCGTGCAGGCGGTGGATGTGACGGTCGACCCGGCGGCGTCGGCGACGGTGGTCGCCGAACACCCCGAACCGGTGGGCGACCGCCCCGAGCTGGGCTCGGCGTCCGTCGTCGTGTCCGGTGGGCGCGGCGTGGGGTCGGCCGAGAACTTCACCGTGGTCGAGGATCTCGCCGACGTGTTCGGCGGCGCGGTGGGCGCCTCCCGGGCCGCGGTCGACTCCGGCTACTACCCGCACCAGTTCCAGGTCGGCCAGACCGGCACCTCGGTGTCGCCGCAGCTGTACATAGCGCTGGGGGTGTCCGGGGCGATCCAGCACCGGGCCGGGATGCAGACCAGCAAGACCATCGTCGCGATCAACAAGGACGCCGACGCCCCCATCTTCGAGCTGGCCGACATCGGCGTGGTGGGAGATCTGTTCGACGTGGCCCCCAAGGTCGCCGAGGCCGTCCGCAGCAGCAAGGGCTGAGCCGTCTCCACCGGTCCACCACTCGTGGGCCGGTGGGCCGGTCAGGCGCAGTCGGCGCAGCGACCGCGGAAGATGACCTCGCTGGACTGGACGACGAAGCCGACCGGGGCCGAGGTCAGTTCCGGCCCGTCGCCGGGGACGTCGAAGATCGCGCCGCACCCGGTGCAGACCAGGTGGTGGTGGTCGTGGTGCACGTTGGGGTCGTACCGGGTGAGCCGGTCACCGACGTGCACGGCCAGCAGCTCGCCGGCCTCGACGAGCTCGTTGAGGGTGTTGTAGACCGTGGCCCGGCTGATCTCGGGCAGCACGACCGTCGCCAGTTCGTGGACCTCGTCGGCGGTCAGGTGCACGTGTCCGTCCCGGTCCGCCGCTGATCCCGGCGCATCCGCACCGATGTCGCCGTGGGCCGGATCGTGACCGGCTCTGGTGCTCATCCGCACCTGGTCGTCGAAGACCGTCGCGATCACCCGGCGCTGGGCGGTCATCCGCCACCCGCGCTGCACGAGTCGACCGTTCAACGTCTCCATGACACCGGACCCTATCGCGATCCACGCGGACCTGGATGGCGTCCAGACTTGGACAAGGTCTAAACTGGGAGACGCTGAGACCAGGGCACTGACGTGCCCGTCGACCCAGGAAGGGATCAGATGGTCACCCAGGACACCACCACGCATCCGGCCAACCCCACGCTGACGACCGCCGACGGCGCGCCCGTCGCGAACAACCAGAACTCGCAGACCGCCGGCCCGAACGGCCCGATCCTGATGCAGGATCACCACCTCATCGAGAAGCTCGCCCACTTCAACCGCGAGCGGGTGCCGGAGCGCGTCGTGCACGCGGTCGGCATCGGCGCCGGCGGCGTCTTCGAGGTCACCAACGACGTCTCGCAGTACACCTGCGCGGCGTTCCTGTCCGAGGTGGGCAAGAAGACCGAGGTGTTCACCCGGTTCTCCACCGTGGCCGGCGCCCAGGGCGCCCCGGACTCCGCGCGGGATCCCCGCGGATTCTCGGTGAAGTTCTACACCGAGGAGGGCAACTACGACCTCGTCGGCAACAACACCCCGATCTTCTTCATCCGGGATCCGCTCAAGTTCCCGGACTTCATCCACACCCAGAAGCCCGACCCGCGCACCAAGGTGCAGGAGCCGGACAACGTGTGGGACTTCTTCGCGCTGTCGCCCGAGCTCACCCACCAGTTCACCTGGCTCTTCGGCGACCGCGGCCGCCCGAAGTCGCTGCAGAACATGGACGGGTTCGGCTCGCACACGTTCCAGTGGGTCAACGCCGAGGGCAAGGGTGTCTGGGTCAAGTACCACTTCAAGACCGACCAGGGCATCGAGTGCCTCTCCGACGACGACCTGCTCGACGTGACCGGCGGCA
Proteins encoded in this window:
- a CDS encoding electron transfer flavoprotein subunit alpha/FixB family protein produces the protein MSQPVLVLVEHADGAVRPVTGELLTLAAQLGSPAAVVVGNPGTAELLAGELGRLGAGTVYAAESDEATGYLITPAVAALQAAAQVAEPAAILVASTVDGREISGRLAVRLNSGVISDAVGVSRAEDGTVVAEQSVFGGDYTVHARVTLGTPIISVRTNSVEAHAEAAQAAVQAVDVTVDPAASATVVAEHPEPVGDRPELGSASVVVSGGRGVGSAENFTVVEDLADVFGGAVGASRAAVDSGYYPHQFQVGQTGTSVSPQLYIALGVSGAIQHRAGMQTSKTIVAINKDADAPIFELADIGVVGDLFDVAPKVAEAVRSSKG
- a CDS encoding Fur family transcriptional regulator; protein product: METLNGRLVQRGWRMTAQRRVIATVFDDQVRMSTRAGHDPAHGDIGADAPGSAADRDGHVHLTADEVHELATVVLPEISRATVYNTLNELVEAGELLAVHVGDRLTRYDPNVHHDHHHLVCTGCGAIFDVPGDGPELTSAPVGFVVQSSEVIFRGRCADCA